The following proteins come from a genomic window of Hymenobacter sp. DG25B:
- a CDS encoding response regulator transcription factor, translated as MIRIMLVDDHALIRDAIRSLLEGEVNFQLVGEAANGQQALDLLAETPTNIVLMDVNMPVMGGEEATEIICANFPKTKVLILSMLNNKEFVRRLMDAGASGYILKNAGKAEIVLAIRFIMTGHPFMSSELGLGLLGRQTWGIYAPDTIKR; from the coding sequence ATGATCCGTATTATGCTGGTGGACGACCATGCCCTTATTCGGGATGCTATCCGGTCTTTGCTTGAAGGAGAAGTTAATTTTCAGCTGGTGGGAGAAGCCGCTAACGGGCAGCAGGCCCTTGACTTGCTGGCGGAAACCCCCACGAATATTGTGCTGATGGATGTAAATATGCCCGTTATGGGTGGAGAGGAAGCCACCGAAATTATTTGCGCCAACTTTCCGAAAACCAAAGTGCTGATCCTGAGTATGCTGAACAATAAAGAGTTTGTTCGGCGGTTAATGGACGCCGGCGCATCGGGTTATATCCTGAAAAATGCCGGAAAGGCCGAAATTGTCTTGGCAATCCGGTTTATCATGACCGGTCATCCGTTTATGAGCTCGGAGTTGGGGTTAGGCCTTTTAGGGAGACAAACATGGGGGATATATGCGCCTGACACCATTAAAAGGTGA